The DNA sequence aagtcttcAGGTACAGCTAGCGCTAGTTAGTTTTATGAGTGAATGCtatctaacttccttcatactgactatcctaccattctgactatcctaccaatccttgacttcggcgatgtcatttacaaaatagcctccaacactctactcagcaaattggatgcagcccatcacagtgccatccgttttgtcaccaaagccccatataccacccaccactgcgacctgtatgctctcgttggctggccctagcttcatatttgtcgccaaacccactggctccaggtcatctataagtctttgctaggtaaagccctgccttgccttagctcactggtcaccgtagcacacgctccagcaggtatatttcactagtcacccccaaagccaattcctcctttggccgcctttccttccagttctctgctgccaatgactggaacgactgcaaaaatcactgaagctgtagactcatatctccctcactagctttaaaaaccagctgtcagagcagctcacagatcactgtacctgtacatagcccatctgtaaaaagcccatccaactactgcatcctcatactgttatttattttgctcctttgcaccccagtgtctctacttgcacactcatcttctgcacatctatcactccagtgtttaattgctatattgtaattatttcgccactatggcctatttattgccttacctcccttatcctacctcatttacacacactgtatatagacttcttctattgtattattgactgtatgtttgtttatttcatgtgtaactctgtgttgttgtttgtgtcgaactgctttgctttatcttggctaggtcacagttgtaaatgagaacttgttctcaactggtctactgGGGTAAAtacagattaaataaaaataaaatactgaaCACAAAAAATGCAGATGCCGATATGCAGATAAAggacttcattgccaaaatcccgcaGTATCCCTTTAATGTGAGAACAGTGCTTGTTTACAGACCTATTTCAGCCAGCTTGGTTGGATCTTCAGAAACAGTCTCCAGCTTTGTCAGGAAACTCTTGATAGCTTTAAACGCCTGAGGGAGGAAGGACAGAAAAAAAATGTttcatccaattggtgacagattttcatgcaaatagtCTAAAATATGCATAAATAAAATACACAGATTTTCCCActagagatgtgtttccatcaaattaacttgttgtggataaaagtatgtgtgatgatgtagtgcacataaaaatgaccatgtaccgaataaaaatacaagttaaatgggtttccatcgcattttcaactctactgatggttttgtaaCCAGAAATGTTGCGTTATATAGTGAATGTccccactctggtattggcatgTGCGCTAACGAACAGCTGGCAGGTCCAGTgtgggtatagcctacatgatgagagtCTTATCGACTACAGAacaagattatttttatttgtcaaacagcagatagatgatcatgtcaccagaatacaACCCTCAATATTTATCAGAAagaagcatcaagctcatcactgtgtactttcaccaccctgtgaagttcatcagaacttatttcatctgcagcctaataaacttcatgctttcccgagtcgtagtgggaggagcATACAACATACAgcatgactccaagtttacttcgatatgatggttattatatcaatatttgcacataaaagcACGTCCACTGACATTTGTAGCATAATTACATCTTACAGACAAAAACATCCCACCGTATCGAGTATATATTTTTGTGTCAACATTTGGAAAGTTCATTGCCAAATTTGcagtttccatcaggcctgtcgtaACCTTTTCTTTTATACAACGTACTTTACTGGtgtaaaaaggttggatggaaacctgatAACAGATGGAATGTTGCAATGAGAGTGTAGGGAAAAATAGATTGTCACACACAATTGCAGATGAAATGTTGCAAGGTGaaatcacagagtttctaaatCCAGAGGTGCAACATTGTGAGACTTCCGGGAACGCTTGTGATCAAGATCAGGCCCTggtttggggtttgagaagtcaatttTGTTCATTTTCTCGAAATCTAAAAAGGCACAACTCTAACTTTGTGAGTGACACGTTTTAATTTTCGTCAAAAACAACAATACCAAAGGAGTGCTTTTGATTTGACGACCTGTACAGGAGCAACTCTGTGCAAGACAACTGCTAGAGCTGATGATGCGTTTCTACGCATGAGCTTAGCTAGTCATCActgccatgacatcgcctacaagtgtgatcggGATTTCTATTGGAGCTTTAGCCTGTGTTTTTGTGAAATATTTCTAAACAGAATGTTAAAGGTCCCAGTCCTGTGGTTCAATGTGTGAGGTGTTTGTAGTGCTTCTCACCTGATCTCGAACGTTCTTGTCAGGGTCAACAGTGAGGGTACAGAGCGTTGGCAGTACTCGTGCTGCGCTCTCCGTCACACTGTAGTAGTTGTGCGTTGCTGCGAAGCCCAGAACCCCGGCCGCCCGAGAAGCGGGAAACGGGTCCTTAGTGGCCCGAGAGAACGCAGAGATCAACACTCGCTGCCGCGTCtgtggaggaaaggagaagggcATGAATAAGAGGGTCaggcagagggagggaagaaatgggcaggtagagggagggagagaagaaatggtcaggcagagggagagaaaaggggagatgggtaaagagagaaagtgagttaCCCCAGCGTTGAGGTAGGGGGCGATCTTTCCCAGGCACACGGTGGTGTTGCAGCGGATTGGTCCCTGCTCGTCTCTCGCCTGCAGTCGTGCAAAGTGCCTCATCAGCTCCTGATTCACATTACTCTCATTCAGCTTGGGGGCCAGCAGcagcatggactgggagatgaaaagaaagacagagaacagagagttgGGAACACCATTAACTGTCAGTTCCACTTGAATGAAGAAGTGAGTGAAACCATCAGGTCGTGTGAGTATGTTAATCACAGTCTGACAGACTGGGTAAGTCAGTTATACCTTGACAGTCTGTTCTCTGATGGCTGGGTTTGTGTCTGTGAAACCGTGAACAACATGAGGGAAGATCTGCGAGTTCACCGCTGCATCATTTAGATACTGAATAAACTGCTCCATctaaaaggaaagagagaagaggacggGGTTGGAAAGAGGAATAAACAAGAGATCTGCAGCAAACACTCATTCTGGTGTAATGGCCGTCTTTGTACTCTGACGTGTGGTACTCTGTACCTGTTGAAGCAGTCGTATCCTCATGGCCCGGTCTGTAGAGGAGAACATCTTTACAATGACAGGAATGATCTTCTGCTGGTACTCCTCCGCAGACAGGAATTTACCTACCTGACAGACACAAAAgaacagggagagatggaagaagGAACCTTCTGCTAAACACCAGTCtgaaagtcaacagtgaagaggcgattccgggatgcaggccttctaggcagatttcctctgtccagtgtttgtgttattttgcccatcttaatcttttatttttattggccagtctgagatatgactccaggccagcatcccggagtcgcctcttcagagattggtgttttgcgtgtactatttaatgaagatgccagttgaggacctgtgaggcgtctgtttctcaaactagacactctaatgtacttgtcctcttgctcagttgtgcaccggggcctccaactcctctttctattctagttagtgccagtttgcgctgtcctatgaagggagtagtacacagccttGTACGATATCGTCAGTTtcccgcatggaatagccttaatttctcagaacacgaatagactgacgagtttcagaagaaagttctttgtttctggccattttcagccagtaatcgaacccacaaatgctgattctccagatactcaactagtctaaagaagggcaGTTTTATTGGTTTTattacagttttcagctgtgctaacataattgcaaaagggttttctaatgatcaattagccttttaaaatgctaaacgtggattagctaacacaacatgccattggaacacaggagtgatggttgctgataatgggcctctgtacacatATGTaggtagatattccattaaaaatcaatcgtttccagctacaatagtcattacaACAttaaaatgtctacactgtatttctgatcaatttgatgttattttaattgtacaaaaaatgtgcttttctttcaaaaacaaggaaatttcgaagtgacctcaaacttttcaacattagtgtgtgtgtgtgtatacagttgaagtcggaagtttacatacacttagtttggagtctttaaaactcgtttttcaaccactccacagattttttgttaacaaagtatagttttggcaagtcggttaggagatctactttgtacatgacataagtaattttcccaacaattgtttacagacagtttatttccctgtatcacaattccagtgggtcagaagtttacatacactaagttgactgtgcctttaaacagattggaacattacagaaaatgatgtcatggctttagaagcttctgataggctaattgacatcaattgagtcaattggaggtgtacctgtggatgtatttcaaggcctaccttcaaacgtacctccaaacacctgaaggtaccacgttcatctgtacaaacaatagaattCAAGTATAATCACCAttggaccactcagccgtcataccgctcaggaaggagatgcgttcggtctcctagagatgatcgtactttggtgcgaaaagtgcaaaatcaatcccagaacaacagcagaggaccaggtgaagatgctggaggaaacaggtacaaaagtatctatatccacagtaaaacgagtctttagacataacctgaaaggccgctcagcaaggaagaagccactgctccaaaaccgccataaaaaagccagactacggtttgcaactgcacatggggacaaagaacgTACTTTTTGTagcaatgtcctctggtctgattaaataaaaatagaactgtttggccaccattgttatgtttggaggaaaaagggggaggcttacaagccgaagaacaccattccaaccgtaaagcacgggggtggcagcagcatgctgtgggggtgttttgctgcaggagggactggtgcactttacaaaatagatggcgtcatgacgatggaaaattatgtggatatattgaagcaacatcttaagacatcagtcaggaagttaaagcttggtcgcaaatgattcttccaaatggacaatgaccccaagcatacttccaaagttgtggcaaaatggcttaaggacaacaaagtcaaggtattagagtggccatcagaaagccctgacctcaatcccatagaaaagttttgggcagaactgaaaaggcgtgtgcgagcaaggaggcctacaaacccgactcagtaacaccagctctgtcaggaggaatgggccaaaattcacccaacttattgtgggaaattgtttgacccaagttaaacaatttaaaggcaatgctaccaaatactaattgagtgcatgtaaacgtcgggcccactgggaatgtgatgaaagaaatcaaatctgaaataaatcattctctctactattattctgacatttcacattcttaaaataaagtggtgatcctaactgacctaagacagggaatttttacttggattaaatgtcaggaattgtgaaactgtgtttaaatgtatttggctaaggtgtatgtaaacttccgacttcaactgtgtgtgtacaaacacacacacacacacacacacacacataatgtatTCTTCAGacatactacatattctatccatcATGTCTATACATTCCATCatgtgaacaaaaatattaatgtaacatgtaaagtgttggtcccatgtttcatgagctgaaataagagaCCCCAGAATCTTtctatacgcacaaaaagcttatttctctcaaatttggtgcacaaatttgtttacatctctgttagagAACATTTATCCCAAGAAAATCCTtctacctaacaggtgtggcatttccacgaagctgattaaacagcatgaacattacaaagttacaccttgtgctggagacaataaaaggccactctaaaatgtgcagttttgtcacacaaaacaatgccacagatgtcaagttttgagggggtgtgcaattggcatgctgactgcaggtatgtccaccagagctgttgccagagattgaatgttaatttctcttccATAAGACAACTCCGTCGTTTTAGCGAATTTaacagtatgtccaactggcctcacaaccacgtgtaaccacaccagcccaggacctccacattccgtttcttcacctgcgggatcttcggagaccagccacctggacagctgatgaaactgaggagtatttctgtctgtaataaagccaattctgattggctgggcctggctccccaatgggtgggcctatgccctctgAGGCCCAACCAGGGCTGCGCTCCTgccgtcatgtgaaatccatagattagggcctaatgaattcatttcaattgactgacttccttatttgaactgtaactcagtaaaatcgtggaaatggttgcatgtttcatttatatttttgaagCAGATcatgagaatgccaagagtgtgcaaagctgtcatcaaggtagagggtggctactttgaagaatctaaaatacactgctcaaaaaaataaagggaacgctaaaataacacatcctagatctgaatgaaatattcttattaaatacttttttctttacatagttgaatgtgctgacaaaaaaaaaaaaatcacacaaaaattaacaatggaaatcaaatttatcaacccatgaaggtctagatttggagtcacactcaaaattaaagtggaaaaccacactacaggctgatccaactttgatgtaatgtccttaaaacaaatcaaaatgaggctcagtagtgtgtgtggcctccacgtgcctgtatgacctacaacgcctgggcataatcctgatgaggtggcggatggtctcctgagggatctcctcccagacctggactaatgcatccgccaactcctggacagtctgtggtgcaacgccacgtaggtggatggagagagacattatgtcccagatgtgctcaattggattcaggtctggggaacgggcgggccagtccatagcatcaatgccttcctcttgcaggaactgctgacacactccagccacatgaggtctagcattgtcttgcattaggaggaacccagggccaaccgcaccagcatatggtctcacaaggggtctgaggatctcatctcggtacctaatggcagtcaggctacctctggcgggcacatggagggctgtgcggccccccaaagaaagaccctcatggagtctgtttctgaccgtttgagcagacacatgcacatttgtggcctgctggaggtcattttgcagggctctggcagtgctcctcctgctcctccttgcacaaaggcggaagtagcggtcctgctgctgggttgttgccctcctacggcctcctccacgtctcctgatgtactggcctgtctcctggtagcgcctccatgctctggacactacgctgacagacagagcaaaccttcttgccacagcttgcattgatgtgccatcctggatgagctgcagtacctgagccacttgtgtgggttgtagactccgtatCATGCCACCACTAGAgagaaagcaccgccagcattcaaaagtgaccaaaacatcagccaggaagcataggaattgAGAAGttgtctgtggtcaccacctgcagaaccacttctttattgggggtgtcttgctaattgcctataatttccacctgttgtctattccatttgcacaacagcatgtgaaatttattgtcaatcagtgttgcttcctaagtcaaatcaaatctatttatttatttatttatttatttatatagcccttcgtacatcagctaatatctcaaagtgctgtacagaaacccagcctaaaaccccaaacagcaagcaatgcaggtgtagaagcacggtggctaggaaaaactccctaagtggacagtttgatttcacagaagtgtgattgacttggagttacattgtgttgtttaagtgttccctttatttttttgagcagtgtatattttgatttgtttaacacttttttggttactacatgattccatgtgtgttatttcatagttttgatgtcttcactattattctacaatgtagaaaatagtaaaaataaagaaaaatccttgaatttgtaggtgtgtccaaacttttgactggtactatatctatctatctatctatatacacacacagactctgacattgctcattctaatatttcttagttccattcttttactttttagatgtgtgaattgttagatattactgcactgttggagctaggaacacaagcatttcgctacacccacaataacatctactaaatatgtgtatgcgatcaataatattttattttatttgtaaaaagggcttaataaaatatatttgactGATTGAGGAAGGGCGGGAAATCATTAGTTGCCAAAAGCTTTCCCCCTGAAGAAATGGCTTTAACTCAAACCACTTCCAATGATTATGCTTTACATAGATATTACATAGTTTTCCCACTTCTGCATAAAACAGAGGAGCAATTCAATGCCAGACCGGTGATTCCTTCTGAATCCCCCCTCGCTGCCTCCACAGCACACATACCTTAAACAGAGGTGTGAGGACGACAGCACCTGCATTGCCAAACTCAAAGGCGGTGAGTAGCTGTGGCAGCACCTTGTGCTTACAGAAGTCCTCTGGGAATGAGTCCAGGTTCTCACTCAGGTCCTGAAAAAACTGATGCTTCTCTGCTGGGTCTTTGATCTGGATCACATATGTTAGATAGACATAAGATACATAGATATTTCACACTTCACAGAATAAAACATTTTATCGAAAAGCCAACACATTTCAATGAAAGCTGTGTCATCTCTATCGTGTCAAGCTTTTTCTATAGCGGAGATGGAGGTTAGGAATTGTACCTGGATCTCCTCAAGGAAAAGGTTGCTCTCCACAAAGCTGTTGCTAAGGAATCCTCCAGGAGCTCTGCAGTTCTGGAGGAAGCGAGCTGGGTTTGGCCGGGCCCTAGCGTTGGCCCCTACCAACTCACAGTAGTGTGGCACCAATGCTTTAGGGATCTGAGGGACAACATACCATAATACATTTCAAATCACTTCCAATTCATTCATGACCTTTGATATTTTGACAGGATGATATTAGAATCACTTTAGGATTTCCTTAAAATGTGTGATGCTCTGGTAAAATGTTAGAAGGTAAAGGGTGGGGGAGGAGGGTACCTTTCCGAGGGAGCGTAGGGAGGAGGTTCGGGGCAGTGGACCATTGAACACTTCCCAGATCAGACAGCCCAGCCGCCACACATCCCCAGCCCTGGAACACAgagatattattttatttaactaggcaagtcagttaagaacaaattcttatttacaatgacggcctacccaggccaaacccagacaacgctgggccaattgtgagccgccctatgggactcccaatcatgtccggatgtgattcagcctggattcgaaccaaggactgtagtgtcgcctcttgcactgagatgcagtaccttagaccgctgtgccactcgggagcccaagagATATACTTCATACTACAAATATTAAGTATCTTCAGAATACATCAAGCATTGAACTAAAATCTTTGTATGTGAGATACCAGCAATACAATTTGCAATGAAATCAGTATTTTACACCCTCTCATTCTTAACTGATTGTCTGTCAGTCTCACCATTTCTCTCCACCGTTTGGTGACTCAGGGGGGTCGTATTTGTCCATGTCAGAGTGAACAGCTTTAGCAGAGGGTAGTGATGTGGAGGCGTCCTCGTTCTCTGGGGTCATGTGGTCCAGACCGCCAAGCTTCCATTCTCCGGCTCGGTCCACAAACACAGACCAGATACCCAGGTTATTGTGAAGGAGGTGGCAGTCATTCACCAGGAAACTAAGGGCTTTCTACAGGGGGGAAATAGCGTGTGAGCAATTATTTTATTAATTACTTTCCTGTATTTGATTTACTGTTGATATGGATTGCTATgtattaaacatgattttaggtATGGGAAGACGTAGACAGAAGTATTCCCTTGGGGGAAGTTAGTCTACAATCATCTGTTGTCACTACCTTCGACCTGTTTAACTGCCAGTATCAACTGTCTGCCAGTGTTGAATGTTATGGTTACATTTTGGCTCCATTCTGGGCCTGGGACACACTGATAATGTATCTGTGAGACTGTGTTATTCTGTAGCAGCTGATGTTGTGACTTCCTATGAGCCTTTCGGGCTAGTGTTTAGAGAACATTCAGTACTGTATGATTAACATAGAAAAGGGCCTTCTCAGAGAAGATGGAGAGTCACCTTTCCATTGAAAAagagattgatagagagagacagaggaagggagaaggaTAATGGAGTAGAGGTGGAAGAGGCTTGATAAAGGACAAGCGGAACTCAACATACAGAAACACATGAGGAAATCAGAGCGctcatctctcctccagtctACTGACCACAATCTGATGAAGGCCCCAGGACATCTCCAGATCCCCAGAGCCCCCCCGGTCTGACTGGGCCTTCAGGTGGGCTGCCAGCGGGGTGACCTGCTCTGTGACCAGGTACaggctcttctctgtctgcaagGCACCAGAAAGAGACAACATTAATGCATTCATGACTTGGTTAAAATGTGCATTATAGTCTTAAGTATTTTTCTATTATATGGTGAGTACACCAACGACTAGCAGACTAGCTACTGTTTCTCTTGATTCAGTCGATACTCACCACAGTCTGCATGAAAAACAATGAAAacaaaaacagatacaaaagAATGCGACAATGGTGACAGAAAAAGAGTGTTGTTTGCCTTTTAAATATCAACTATATTGTGATGTTACACTATATGCATTTGGGGTGAAACACACCTCCAATCCATCTACGTAGGCCAGGATGTTGGGATGTCGAAGGGTCTTCATGCGTTTGAACGCTGCCTTTGCTAGCTGGGTCTGTTCCTCTGTCCCTGTTGACACCTCGTACACAAACACTGATACTGGCTCCCCACCTGTCTGAAGAGAAAGATGGCAAAATGTGATAATGTCATGTTTCATCATTGGTATGAGGAGAGATGTTATTGTGGTTTAAGAGAGATGAAGTTACAGTCTCCTTGGTGAGGCCAGAGGCCTCAACCACACTCACAGGAGAGGTGTTGTTTGGTTCTGTACCTTGCAATAagtgttgttgtcatgtcaaGACACAATTTGTCTCAGTCTAGTAGCTATTTCAGGTGAAACACAGAACGACACCTAGGCAACTCTGCCATCAAAGGTTCTACCATTGCATTCCCATGGCTTTGAAAAATAAGTAAAGGAAACAAAGCAACCTTTGATGACAAACAAACTAGATAATGTTAGCATCTAGTTAGTTAGCTACCAGTCAAAACAAGACTGACACTGTGCAAACATCATTATTAGTCATGATATCAGTGGTGGAGAGTAccctattgtcatacttgagtaaaagtaacgataatttaatagaaaattactcaagtaaaagtgaaaaacacccagtaaaatattacttgaatacaagtctaaaagtatttggttttaaaatatacttaagtatcaaaagtaaatgtaattgctaaaataggGGGTACAGGGGTACactaagacataatttacaaacgaagcgtGTTTAATGAATCCGCCAGATCAGttgcagtagggatgttctcttgatatgtGCGTaaatggaccattttcctgtcctgctaaagtATTCAagatgtaacgagtacttttgggtgtcagggaaaatgtatggaataaaaagtatattattttctttaggaatgtagaagTAAAcgttaaagttgtcaaaaatataaaaacaaaaaacgacttaagtaacgCTAGTACTTGATATTATTTTTTACACCACTCCATGAAATTAGTTGGTCGAAATTTCGCATGTAACTAGCTGAGGTTGTTAGCTCGTTAGGTTACAACAGTGACTGGCTAGCCAACGTTAGTTAGCGGAGATTGACGTGGCCCTTCATAAACAAAACCTACTAGTTAGGTATCTATACTAGCCTagcagtaacgttagctaacagtgCTGTTTTAGCTTCTATAGGCGATAAATATCCTgacaatgttatatatatatatatatgatagatatatatatatgatagatATATATGATAGTGATAATCTTGTATGGAAATTACATACAATTTCATCCCAAAAATAACTAGCTAGCGAGACCTTGCCTTGTATCAGCTAACCGCTACGTTGCCTAGCTAACAAGACATAATTATTCTGTTAAAATATATTTCTGCCCCCACAATTTGATTTACCTTTCGTTTGCCCCGATGTAGTGTCCATATTCCGGACGTTTCTTGAGTTTCCGGTAAAATGTCATAATTAAAGTCTTTGACTGGATCCCGAGCGAAAAAGGCCCACATCTCTGATATCTTTCAGCCTACATCAAGTAAACAACAACTATGGCGAACCGCAGCCTGCTAGCAAGCTGGCCACCCCAGAGAAATCAGATCCTTACGTTCCACACCTTGGGAAAAGCAGAGTGAGCGTTGACTTCTTTCTTCCAGAATTAATATTTTAATAcc is a window from the Oncorhynchus clarkii lewisi isolate Uvic-CL-2024 chromosome 14, UVic_Ocla_1.0, whole genome shotgun sequence genome containing:
- the LOC139366462 gene encoding N-terminal kinase-like protein isoform X4, which produces MWAFFARDPVKDFNYDILPETQETSGIWTLHRGKRKTGGEPVSVFVYEVSTGTEEQTQLAKAAFKRMKTLRHPNILAYVDGLETEKSLYLVTEQVTPLAAHLKAQSDRGGSGDLEMSWGLHQIVKALSFLVNDCHLLHNNLGIWSVFVDRAGEWKLGGLDHMTPENEDASTSLPSAKAVHSDMDKYDPPESPNGGEKWAGDVWRLGCLIWEVFNGPLPRTSSLRSLGKIPKALVPHYCELVGANARARPNPARFLQNCRAPGGFLSNSFVESNLFLEEIQIKDPAEKHQFFQDLSENLDSFPEDFCKHKVLPQLLTAFEFGNAGAVVLTPLFKVGKFLSAEEYQQKIIPVIVKMFSSTDRAMRIRLLQQMEQFIQYLNDAAVNSQIFPHVVHGFTDTNPAIREQTVKSMLLLAPKLNESNVNQELMRHFARLQARDEQGPIRCNTTVCLGKIAPYLNAGTRQRVLISAFSRATKDPFPASRAAGVLGFAATHNYYSVTESAARVLPTLCTLTVDPDKNVRDQAFKAIKSFLTKLETVSEDPTKLAEIEKDVMSSAQPAGAAASWAGWAVTGVSSLTSKLIRTGPGAEVGGPADNTPVAAGTASPRTGNPVTDGVPVGSEVKPPPASMTLPFASGLAIQSDSLKVTEKDEEPIGDRWDDEDWGSLEVGDGWSAEPAGDWGAEESWQSVGGSPGLSKAELAKKKREERRKELEAKRAERKAAKGPLKLGARKLD
- the LOC139366462 gene encoding N-terminal kinase-like protein isoform X1, coding for MWAFFARDPVKDFNYDILPETQETSGIWTLHRGKRKTGGEPVSVFVYEVSTGTEEQTQLAKAAFKRMKTLRHPNILAYVDGLETEKSLYLVTEQVTPLAAHLKAQSDRGGSGDLEMSWGLHQIVKALSFLVNDCHLLHNNLGIWSVFVDRAGEWKLGGLDHMTPENEDASTSLPSAKAVHSDMDKYDPPESPNGGEKWAGDVWRLGCLIWEVFNGPLPRTSSLRSLGKIPKALVPHYCELVGANARARPNPARFLQNCRAPGGFLSNSFVESNLFLEEIQIKDPAEKHQFFQDLSENLDSFPEDFCKHKVLPQLLTAFEFGNAGAVVLTPLFKVGKFLSAEEYQQKIIPVIVKMFSSTDRAMRIRLLQQMEQFIQYLNDAAVNSQIFPHVVHGFTDTNPAIREQTVKSMLLLAPKLNESNVNQELMRHFARLQARDEQGPIRCNTTVCLGKIAPYLNAGTRQRVLISAFSRATKDPFPASRAAGVLGFAATHNYYSVTESAARVLPTLCTLTVDPDKNVRDQAFKAIKSFLTKLETVSEDPTKLAEIEKDVMSSAQPAGAAASWAGWAVTGVSSLTSKLIRTGPGAEVGGPADNTPVAAGTASPRTGNPVTDGVPVGSEVKPPPASMTLPFASGLAIQSDSLKVTEKDEEPIGDRWDDEDWGSLEDAEKVQAADPDDWNSSDWSGMSSVKKKASVRGVSLASSEAVKKQSSDWSSSGWDADDSWSNEKEADIQGQSSPGEDGWGNDWEEEGRTAPATKSAALPEGVRLASEYDWDIKGDTQTDFLANVSQRETPTPTVGDGWSAEPAGDWGAEESWQSVGGSPAGLSKAELAKKKREERRKELEAKRAERKAAKGPLKLGARKLD
- the LOC139366462 gene encoding N-terminal kinase-like protein isoform X3, giving the protein MWAFFARDPVKDFNYDILPETQETSGIWTLHRGKRKTGGEPVSVFVYEVSTGTEEQTQLAKAAFKRMKTLRHPNILAYVDGLETEKSLYLVTEQVTPLAAHLKAQSDRGGSGDLEMSWGLHQIVKALSFLVNDCHLLHNNLGIWSVFVDRAGEWKLGGLDHMTPENEDASTSLPSAKAVHSDMDKYDPPESPNGGEKWAGDVWRLGCLIWEVFNGPLPRTSSLRSLGKIPKALVPHYCELVGANARARPNPARFLQNCRAPGGFLSNSFVESNLFLEEIQIKDPAEKHQFFQDLSENLDSFPEDFCKHKVLPQLLTAFEFGNAGAVVLTPLFKVGKFLSAEEYQQKIIPVIVKMFSSTDRAMRIRLLQQMEQFIQYLNDAAVNSQIFPHVVHGFTDTNPAIREQTVKSMLLLAPKLNESNVNQELMRHFARLQARDEQGPIRCNTTVCLGKIAPYLNAGTRQRVLISAFSRATKDPFPASRAAGVLGFAATHNYYSVTESAARVLPTLCTLTVDPDKNVRDQAFKAIKSFLTKLETVSEDPTKLAEIEKDVMSSAQPAGAAASWAGWAVTGVSSLTSKLIRTGPGAEVGGPADNTPVAAGTASPRTGNPVTDGVPVGSEVKPPPASMTLPFASGLAIQSDSLKVTEKDEEPIGDRWDDEDWGSLEVGDGWSAEPAGDWGAEESWQSVGGSPAGLSKAELAKKKREERRKELEAKRAERKAAKGPLKLGARKLD